In a single window of the Balaenoptera acutorostrata chromosome 3, mBalAcu1.1, whole genome shotgun sequence genome:
- the PLCB2 gene encoding 1-phosphatidylinositol 4,5-bisphosphate phosphodiesterase beta-2 isoform X11: MSLRNPVLQPPGVKAYLSQGERFIRWDDETTIASPVILRVDPKGYYLYWTYQSKEMEFLDITSIRDTRFGKFAKMPKSQKLRDVFNMDFPDNNFLLKTLTVVSGPDMVDLTFHNFVSYKENVGKDWAEDVLALAKHPLTANASRSTFLDKSLVKLKMQLNPEGKIPVKNFFQMFPADRKRVEAALSACHLPKGKMQP; this comes from the exons ATGTCTCTGCGTAACCCTGTCCTGCAACCCCCCGGGGTGAAGGCCTATCTGAGCCAAGGCGAGCGCTTCATCAGATGGGATGAT GAAACAACCATAGCCTCCCCGGTTATCCTCCGTGTGGATCCCAAGGGCTACTACTTGTACTGGACATATCAGAGTAAG GAGATGGAGTTTCTGGATATCACCAGCATCCGGGACACCCGCTTTGGGAAGTTTGCCAAGATGCCCAAG AGCCAGAAGCTCCGGGATGTCTTCAACATGGACTTTCCTGACAACAACTTCCTGCTGAAGACGCTCACCGTGGTGTCTGGCCCCGACATGGTGGACCTCACCTTCCATAACTTCGTCTCCTACAAAGAGAACGTGGGCAAG GACTGGGCTGAAGATGTCCTGGCTCTGGCCAAACACCCGCTGACGGCCAACGCCTCCCGCAGCACCTTCCTGGACAAGAG CCTGGTGAAGCTCAAGATGCAGCTCAACCCTGAAGGGAAGATTCCTGTGAAGAA tTTTTTCCAGATGTTTCCTGCTGACCGCAAGCGGGTGGAAGCTGCCCTCAGCGCCTGccacctcccaaaaggcaag ATGCAGCCCTGA
- the PLCB2 gene encoding 1-phosphatidylinositol 4,5-bisphosphate phosphodiesterase beta-2 isoform X10, whose product MSLRNPVLQPPGVKAYLSQGERFIRWDDETTIASPVILRVDPKGYYLYWTYQSKEMEFLDITSIRDTRFGKFAKMPKSQKLRDVFNMDFPDNNFLLKTLTVVSGPDMVDLTFHNFVSYKENVGKDWAEDVLALAKHPLTANASRSTFLDKSLVKLKMQLNPEGKIPVKNFFQMFPADRKRVEAALSACHLPKGKPRQGQTLHD is encoded by the exons ATGTCTCTGCGTAACCCTGTCCTGCAACCCCCCGGGGTGAAGGCCTATCTGAGCCAAGGCGAGCGCTTCATCAGATGGGATGAT GAAACAACCATAGCCTCCCCGGTTATCCTCCGTGTGGATCCCAAGGGCTACTACTTGTACTGGACATATCAGAGTAAG GAGATGGAGTTTCTGGATATCACCAGCATCCGGGACACCCGCTTTGGGAAGTTTGCCAAGATGCCCAAG AGCCAGAAGCTCCGGGATGTCTTCAACATGGACTTTCCTGACAACAACTTCCTGCTGAAGACGCTCACCGTGGTGTCTGGCCCCGACATGGTGGACCTCACCTTCCATAACTTCGTCTCCTACAAAGAGAACGTGGGCAAG GACTGGGCTGAAGATGTCCTGGCTCTGGCCAAACACCCGCTGACGGCCAACGCCTCCCGCAGCACCTTCCTGGACAAGAG CCTGGTGAAGCTCAAGATGCAGCTCAACCCTGAAGGGAAGATTCCTGTGAAGAA tTTTTTCCAGATGTTTCCTGCTGACCGCAAGCGGGTGGAAGCTGCCCTCAGCGCCTGccacctcccaaaaggcaag CCACGCCAAGGCCAAACCCTACATGACTAA
- the PLCB2 gene encoding 1-phosphatidylinositol 4,5-bisphosphate phosphodiesterase beta-2 isoform X9, whose amino-acid sequence MSLRNPVLQPPGVKAYLSQGERFIRWDDETTIASPVILRVDPKGYYLYWTYQSKEMEFLDITSIRDTRFGKFAKMPKSQKLRDVFNMDFPDNNFLLKTLTVVSGPDMVDLTFHNFVSYKENVGKDWAEDVLALAKHPLTANASRSTFLDKSLVKLKMQLNPEGKIPVKNFFQMFPADRKRVEAALSACHLPKGKNDAINPEDFPESVYKSFLMNLCPRPEIDEIFTSYHAKAKPYMTKEHLAKFINQKQRDSRLNSLLFPPVRPDQVQGLIDKYEPRGVNVQRGQLSPEGMVWFLCGPENSVLAQDKLLLHHDMTQPLNHYFINSSHNTYLTAGQFSGLSSAEMYRQVLLAGCRCVELDCWKGKPPDEEPIITHGFTMTTDIYFKEAIEAIAESAFKTSPYPVILSFENHVDSPRQQAKMAEYCRTIFGDMLLTEPLEKFPLKPGIPLPSPEDLRGKILIKNKKKQFSGPAGPSQEPGGEAEGSGPPNVPVGEDTVWAGEEGAELEEEEVEEEEEESGSLDEEEMKKMQSDEGTAGLEVTAYKEMSSLVNYVQPTKFISFESSAQKNRSYVISSFTELKAYDLLSKSSVQFVDYNKRQMSRIYPKGTRMDSSNYMPQMFWNAGCQMVALNFQTMGCGPFLRDETLRNQAGT is encoded by the exons ATGTCTCTGCGTAACCCTGTCCTGCAACCCCCCGGGGTGAAGGCCTATCTGAGCCAAGGCGAGCGCTTCATCAGATGGGATGAT GAAACAACCATAGCCTCCCCGGTTATCCTCCGTGTGGATCCCAAGGGCTACTACTTGTACTGGACATATCAGAGTAAG GAGATGGAGTTTCTGGATATCACCAGCATCCGGGACACCCGCTTTGGGAAGTTTGCCAAGATGCCCAAG AGCCAGAAGCTCCGGGATGTCTTCAACATGGACTTTCCTGACAACAACTTCCTGCTGAAGACGCTCACCGTGGTGTCTGGCCCCGACATGGTGGACCTCACCTTCCATAACTTCGTCTCCTACAAAGAGAACGTGGGCAAG GACTGGGCTGAAGATGTCCTGGCTCTGGCCAAACACCCGCTGACGGCCAACGCCTCCCGCAGCACCTTCCTGGACAAGAG CCTGGTGAAGCTCAAGATGCAGCTCAACCCTGAAGGGAAGATTCCTGTGAAGAA tTTTTTCCAGATGTTTCCTGCTGACCGCAAGCGGGTGGAAGCTGCCCTCAGCGCCTGccacctcccaaaaggcaag AATGATGCCATCAATCCCGAGGACTTCCCAGAATCCGTCTACAAGAGTTTCCTCATGAACCTTTGTCCTCGGCCAGAAATAGATGAGATCTTCACTTCCTA CCACGCCAAGGCCAAACCCTACATGACTAAGGAGCACCTGGCCAAATTCATCAACCAGAAACAGCGCGACTCCAGGCTCAACTCCCTGCTGTTCCCACCTGTGCGGCCTGACCAGGTGCAGGGCCTCATCGACAAGTACGAGCCCAGAGGCGTCAACGTGCAGAGGG GCCAGCTGTCCCCCGAGGGCATGGTATGGTTTCTCTGTGGGCCAGAGAACAGCGTGCTGGCCCAGGACAAGCTGCTGCTGCACCACGACATGACGCAGCCGCTCAACCATTACTTCATCAACTCCTCCCACAACACCTACCTGACAG CCGGCCAGTTCTCAGGCCTTTCCTCTGCGGAGATGTACCGCCAGGTGCTGCTGGCAGGCTGCCGCTGCGTGGAGCTGGACTGCTGGAAGGGGAAGCCCCCTGATGAGGAGCCCATTATCACCCACGGCTTCACCATGACCACAGACATCTATTTCAAG gaagcaaTTGAAGCTATTGCAGAAAGCGCCTTTAAGACCTCCCCTTATCCGGTCATCCTGTCGTTTGAAAACCACGTGGACTC ACCCCGCCAACAGGCTAAGATGGCCGAGTACTGCCGAACGATATTTGGGGATATGCTGCTCACAGAGCCACTGGAAAAGTTCCCA CTGAAACCAGGCatccccctgcccagccctgagGATCTCCGAGGCAAGATCCTCATCAAGAACAAGAAGAAACAGTTTTCTGGTCCCGCAGGCCCCAGCCAGGAGCCGGGCGGGGAGGCTGAGGGGAGCGGCCCACCCAATGTCCCTGTGGGTGAGGACACAG TGTGGGCTGGTGAGGAAGGGgctgagctggaggaggaggaggtggaagaggaagaggaggagtcgGGAAGCCTGGATGAAGAAGAGATGAAGAAGATGCAGTCAGATGAG GGCACAGCGGGCCTGGAGGTGACGGCTTACAAGGAGATGTCCAGCCTAGTCAATTACGTCCAGCCCACTAAGTTCATCTCCTTCGAGTCCTCTGCCC AGAAGAACCGAAGTTATgtcatttcctccttcacggAGCTCAAGGCTTACGACCTGCTCTCCAAGTCCTCAGTGCAGTTTGTGGA CTACAACAAGCGCCAGATGAGCCGCATCTACCCCAAGGGCACCCGCATGGACTCCTCCAACTACATGCCCCAGATGTTCTGGAATGCTGGTTGCCAGATGGTTGCTCTCAACTTCCAGACGATGG GTTGCGGGCCCTTCCTGAGAGATGAGACCCTAAGGAACCAGGCTGGGACATGA